One window of the Arthrobacter sp. D5-1 genome contains the following:
- a CDS encoding very short patch repair endonuclease: MGESRDLLTPEQRSRNMSRIRGKNTKPELLVRRLLHAKGYRYRLHGQAGTAKLPGRPDLVFAGRRKVIFVNGCFWHFHTCRVGQHAPAANAEFWETKRTRTRERDALQREQLADSGWDVLTVWECELKDQSVLEDRLTQFLEGGLQAPPATGRKWAVQSLRSGR, from the coding sequence ATGGGCGAGAGCCGGGACCTCCTGACGCCGGAGCAGCGCAGCCGCAACATGTCCAGAATCCGCGGCAAGAACACCAAGCCGGAGCTGCTGGTCCGCAGATTGCTGCATGCGAAAGGTTACCGGTATCGGCTGCACGGACAGGCCGGAACGGCAAAGCTTCCCGGGCGACCAGACTTGGTGTTCGCGGGCCGGCGAAAAGTCATCTTCGTCAACGGCTGTTTCTGGCATTTTCATACGTGCCGCGTAGGGCAGCATGCGCCTGCGGCCAATGCGGAGTTCTGGGAAACCAAGCGGACCCGGACCCGCGAGCGCGACGCCCTGCAACGGGAGCAATTAGCCGACAGCGGCTGGGACGTGTTGACGGTGTGGGAGTGCGAACTGAAGGACCAATCGGTTCTCGAAGACAGGCTCACACAGTTTTTGGAGGGCGGTCTGCAGGCCCCTCCGGCTACGGGGCGGAAGTGGGCGGTGCAGAGCTTGCGGTCTGGTCGGTGA
- a CDS encoding response regulator transcription factor, which translates to MSEVRVGLVIEDDQDIRELVRVVLSQAGFDVHTASTGSAGVTSARELNPDVITLDLGLPDIDGFEVARQIRKSSDAYIIMLTARAEELDTLMGLEAGGDDYLTKPFRPRELRARVEAMMRRPRASSDTKNVVEEVDPEVSHNGLAVSAGSRTAVLNGVELKLTRTEFDLLLALLETGRIVRTKADLARRLRNEPYDVGSYVSDADERAVEVHMGNLRKKLGDSIQAPRWLETVRGVGYRLAPSSSNN; encoded by the coding sequence ATGAGTGAAGTACGTGTGGGGCTGGTCATTGAAGATGACCAGGATATTCGCGAGCTGGTAAGGGTTGTCCTATCCCAGGCAGGGTTCGATGTTCACACTGCGTCCACCGGTTCTGCTGGTGTGACGTCGGCACGTGAACTGAATCCGGATGTCATTACGCTGGATCTCGGCCTCCCGGATATTGACGGCTTTGAGGTTGCCCGCCAGATCCGCAAGTCCTCCGATGCCTACATCATCATGCTGACCGCCCGCGCCGAGGAACTCGATACCCTCATGGGGCTGGAGGCCGGCGGCGACGATTACCTCACCAAGCCGTTCCGTCCCCGCGAACTGCGCGCCCGTGTTGAGGCCATGATGCGAAGGCCCCGCGCGTCGTCGGACACCAAGAACGTTGTTGAAGAAGTTGACCCCGAGGTGAGCCACAACGGCCTGGCCGTCTCTGCAGGTTCCCGCACCGCCGTTCTGAACGGTGTGGAGCTGAAACTCACCCGGACCGAATTCGACCTCCTGCTCGCGCTGCTGGAAACCGGCCGGATCGTCCGGACCAAGGCAGACCTGGCCCGTCGCCTCCGCAACGAACCGTACGACGTCGGAAGTTACGTCAGCGACGCCGACGAACGCGCCGTCGAGGTGCACATGGGCAACCTGCGCAAGAAACTTGGCGACAGCATCCAGGCCCCCCGCTGGCTGGAGACAGTCCGCGGCGTCGGATACCGACTCGCGCCCTCCTCAAGCAACAACTAG
- a CDS encoding PAS domain-containing sensor histidine kinase, translated as MTHPSTWDIGEKKKLLVFQRSFHEHTLRMRVVLSQLPLSVCVCLSAILVWLFFPATLENPYFLIFLLSQAFLLAACVIVPWHRLPFPSFLVIPVLDMVSIAFGREGGQEALTGLSVLVVLPVIWLCASGLYPKLAIVLSFLGPLAIVWVPLFVKGDITEQALTKPLLFPILILGIGVSVSVLTLSMVRQQRALEEKDEALKEALEVSTKQERLLNTVMEALPLGVVAVDGEGHDILMNRRQRQTHVLATPTDIDDPNESQLLVFDIDRTTPLDADRRPVRRAVLGERFTDQLVWLGAGEGQRAFTASARPMVDDAGKFTGSVVVFSDVTDLMNALAAKDDFVSNVSHEFRTPLTSILGYVELILDDPDALDVRSRQQLDIVRRNAERLLTLVSDLLAVRSGQIVIQPHAVDVAELVRGSVSSAEPRAAKAGIRLSVDLPDALEAHVDSSRIAQVLDNLVSNAIKYSPDGGDVEVAAWEDEDFVFCRVTDTGMGMNAEEQAEAFTKFFRAGGVRKSAIPGVGLGLPISKAIVEAHGGTITLESEPGRGTTFTVKVPA; from the coding sequence ATGACCCACCCTTCGACGTGGGACATCGGTGAAAAGAAGAAACTGTTGGTTTTTCAGCGCTCGTTCCACGAACATACCCTGCGGATGCGGGTTGTCCTCAGCCAACTGCCGTTGTCTGTCTGTGTTTGTCTTTCGGCCATTCTGGTCTGGCTGTTTTTCCCGGCAACGCTGGAGAATCCATACTTCCTGATATTCCTGCTGAGCCAGGCATTCCTTCTTGCCGCATGCGTCATTGTCCCGTGGCACCGGTTACCCTTCCCCAGCTTCCTCGTCATCCCTGTCCTTGACATGGTTTCCATAGCCTTCGGACGTGAAGGTGGACAAGAAGCACTCACTGGCCTCAGCGTTTTGGTGGTTCTGCCTGTCATTTGGCTCTGCGCGTCGGGCCTCTATCCAAAGCTGGCCATAGTCCTGTCATTCCTCGGGCCCTTGGCTATCGTTTGGGTTCCCTTGTTTGTCAAGGGTGACATCACCGAACAGGCGCTCACCAAGCCGTTGCTCTTCCCCATCCTGATCCTGGGAATCGGGGTGTCCGTCAGCGTCCTGACCTTGAGCATGGTGCGACAGCAGCGCGCCTTGGAGGAAAAGGACGAGGCCCTCAAAGAAGCCTTGGAGGTCAGCACCAAGCAGGAACGGCTCCTGAATACCGTGATGGAAGCACTGCCGCTGGGAGTAGTAGCGGTCGACGGCGAGGGACACGACATCCTCATGAACCGCCGCCAACGCCAAACCCACGTGTTGGCCACTCCTACCGATATCGACGATCCCAACGAGTCCCAGTTGCTGGTCTTCGACATCGACAGGACCACGCCGCTGGACGCGGACCGCCGGCCCGTCAGACGCGCCGTTCTGGGCGAGCGGTTCACCGATCAGTTGGTCTGGCTCGGTGCCGGAGAGGGTCAACGCGCCTTCACCGCCAGTGCCCGGCCCATGGTGGACGACGCTGGAAAGTTCACGGGATCGGTGGTGGTGTTCAGCGACGTCACGGACCTGATGAACGCCTTGGCGGCCAAGGACGACTTTGTTTCCAACGTCTCCCACGAGTTCAGGACCCCGTTGACCTCCATCCTGGGCTACGTGGAGTTGATCTTGGACGATCCCGACGCCCTCGACGTCCGGTCCCGTCAACAACTCGACATCGTCAGGCGCAACGCCGAGCGGCTCCTCACTCTTGTTTCCGACCTCCTGGCCGTGCGCTCAGGCCAGATCGTCATCCAGCCACACGCCGTTGATGTGGCTGAGCTGGTGCGAGGCAGTGTGAGCTCCGCGGAACCCCGGGCAGCCAAAGCAGGTATCCGCCTTTCGGTGGACCTTCCCGATGCCTTGGAAGCCCACGTCGATTCCTCACGCATTGCGCAGGTACTGGACAACCTTGTGTCCAATGCGATCAAGTACTCACCCGACGGCGGCGACGTGGAAGTGGCAGCGTGGGAGGACGAGGACTTTGTGTTCTGCCGCGTCACTGACACGGGCATGGGCATGAACGCAGAGGAACAGGCGGAAGCTTTCACCAAGTTCTTCCGGGCCGGCGGGGTTCGCAAGAGCGCCATACCCGGTGTCGGGCTGGGGCTGCCCATCAGCAAGGCAATCGTCGAAGCCCACGGCGGCACCATCACGCTGGAGAGCGAGCCGGGCCGCGGCACCACGTTTACGGTGAAAGTGCCCGCCTGA
- a CDS encoding Hpt domain-containing protein yields the protein MSEYDECTDSLVDRTVLTELQAELGGDHAIISAFVRNYVALLPWRVSRLHRALENLDMEDAMDAVLSLKTSSHMVGAICMNRLATELEISLRLLPNADHLNELGPQVVAIEQFVFGTITELETPIL from the coding sequence GTGTCTGAGTACGACGAGTGCACTGACTCCCTGGTAGATCGGACCGTCCTCACCGAGCTCCAGGCGGAGCTTGGCGGAGACCATGCCATCATCAGCGCCTTCGTCCGCAACTACGTAGCCTTGCTGCCTTGGCGGGTGTCCCGGCTCCATAGGGCCTTGGAGAACCTGGACATGGAAGACGCCATGGACGCGGTCCTCAGCCTGAAGACCTCCAGCCACATGGTGGGTGCCATCTGCATGAACCGCTTGGCTACGGAGTTGGAGATCAGCCTCAGGCTCCTGCCCAATGCGGACCATCTTAACGAGCTCGGGCCCCAGGTTGTGGCAATCGAACAGTTTGTCTTCGGCACCATTACGGAGCTGGAAACGCCGATCCTCTGA
- the bioB gene encoding biotin synthase BioB codes for MTTQAPQEAPESTGYGILDTAREQVLERGEGLNEAQLIEILELPDDAIPAALQLAHEVRLKHCGEDVEVEGIISIKTGGCPEDCHFCSQSGLFDSPVRGVWLDIPELVKAAKETAATGATEFCIVAAVRGPDIKLMNQIKFAIDRINEAVDINIACSLGMLTQRQVDQLAEWGVHRYNHNLETARSYFPEVVTTHSYEERLETCAMVKAAGMELCCGALIGMGESLAQRAELAAQLAALEPHEVPLNFLNPRPGTPLENQGIMDGKDALRAIAAFRLAMPRTVLRYAGGRELTLGDLGTREGLLGGINAVIVGNYLTTLGRPANADLNLLVELNMPIKEFQKSL; via the coding sequence ATGACCACACAAGCACCCCAAGAAGCCCCTGAATCCACTGGCTACGGCATCCTGGACACCGCCCGGGAGCAGGTCCTCGAACGCGGCGAGGGCCTGAACGAGGCCCAGCTCATCGAGATCCTGGAGCTACCGGATGACGCCATCCCCGCAGCCCTGCAACTTGCCCACGAGGTTCGGCTCAAGCACTGCGGCGAGGACGTGGAGGTGGAAGGGATCATCTCCATCAAGACCGGCGGCTGCCCGGAAGACTGCCATTTTTGCAGCCAGTCCGGACTGTTCGACTCCCCCGTCCGCGGAGTCTGGTTGGATATCCCGGAGCTGGTCAAGGCCGCCAAGGAAACCGCAGCCACGGGGGCCACGGAGTTCTGCATCGTCGCAGCCGTCCGCGGGCCTGACATCAAGCTCATGAACCAGATCAAATTCGCGATCGACCGCATCAATGAAGCCGTGGACATCAACATCGCCTGCTCGCTGGGCATGCTCACGCAGCGGCAAGTAGACCAGTTGGCCGAGTGGGGCGTTCACCGCTACAACCACAACCTGGAAACCGCGCGCAGCTACTTCCCCGAGGTAGTTACCACCCACAGCTATGAGGAACGCCTGGAAACCTGCGCCATGGTCAAGGCGGCCGGCATGGAACTGTGCTGCGGTGCCTTGATCGGCATGGGTGAGTCGTTGGCGCAGCGCGCTGAACTTGCCGCCCAACTCGCAGCCCTTGAACCCCATGAAGTCCCGCTGAACTTTCTCAACCCACGCCCCGGTACACCCCTGGAAAACCAGGGAATCATGGACGGCAAAGATGCCCTCCGGGCCATCGCCGCGTTCCGGCTGGCCATGCCCCGCACCGTTCTTCGTTATGCGGGCGGCCGCGAACTGACCCTCGGCGACCTCGGCACACGGGAGGGCCTGCTCGGCGGAATCAACGCGGTCATCGTAGGCAACTACCTCACCACACTGGGCCGCCCCGCCAACGCCGACCTGAACCTGTTGGTGGAGCTCAACATGCCCATCAAGGAATTCCAGAAGTCGCTGTGA
- a CDS encoding restriction endonuclease, whose protein sequence is MDELSGGVVDKLDPQSAAFINTSGLAKTSPMGMGLYRIEPVGKVGSVRTAAVQLEVRPKDRLGLSRLLFLLSYAGEQGFRDHSVEAVEHPDLWSALSESLAQLADRALSRGVLQGYLTVEESLRTVKGRIRISDQISRRPGMMVPLEVSYDEFTEDIAENRILRAALERMGKVPGVRPDVLSRLRQLKGKLDAVTRLQSGAPLPAWRASRMNLRYHAVLRLSEVILRNASAEAGEGKQQTASFVVDMGQVFEEFVGAALRAAMSAHPGEMRLQYGALLNEAVNDSDRLTVRPDAVHFLGGRPVVVYDSKYKAASDAGASLSADHYQLLAYCTALRVPTAWLVYAGAGEVKLRRILNTDIDIVEYPLDLSLPPSEILAAVADLAEQSWGEVVRQAVAGRSASD, encoded by the coding sequence CTGGACGAGCTCTCCGGAGGCGTGGTGGATAAGCTCGACCCCCAGTCGGCGGCATTCATCAATACCAGCGGCCTGGCGAAGACCTCGCCCATGGGCATGGGCCTGTACCGGATTGAGCCGGTGGGCAAAGTGGGTTCGGTGCGGACTGCCGCGGTGCAGTTGGAAGTCCGGCCCAAGGATCGCCTTGGCCTGAGCCGGTTGCTGTTCCTGCTCAGCTACGCCGGTGAACAGGGCTTCCGGGACCATTCAGTGGAGGCCGTGGAACACCCGGATTTGTGGAGTGCCCTGTCGGAATCGCTGGCTCAGTTGGCGGACAGGGCCCTCAGCCGCGGCGTCCTGCAGGGCTACCTGACAGTGGAAGAGTCACTGCGGACCGTGAAAGGCCGGATCCGGATCTCTGACCAGATCTCCCGCCGGCCCGGAATGATGGTGCCGCTGGAAGTCTCCTACGACGAATTTACCGAGGACATCGCTGAGAACCGCATCCTCCGGGCTGCCTTGGAAAGGATGGGTAAGGTTCCCGGTGTCCGGCCCGACGTCCTGAGCCGCTTGCGGCAGCTCAAAGGAAAGCTCGACGCCGTCACCCGGCTTCAGTCCGGTGCGCCGCTGCCGGCGTGGCGGGCCAGCCGGATGAATCTCAGATACCACGCTGTGCTGCGCCTGTCCGAGGTAATCCTCCGCAATGCCTCTGCCGAGGCCGGTGAAGGCAAGCAGCAGACCGCGTCCTTCGTGGTGGATATGGGCCAGGTGTTTGAGGAATTCGTAGGTGCTGCCTTGCGCGCTGCCATGAGCGCCCACCCGGGTGAGATGCGGCTCCAGTATGGTGCGCTGCTCAACGAGGCCGTGAATGACTCGGACCGACTGACAGTCCGCCCCGACGCCGTCCATTTCCTGGGCGGCCGTCCGGTGGTGGTTTACGACTCCAAATACAAGGCAGCTTCCGACGCCGGTGCCTCGCTCAGTGCCGATCATTACCAGTTGCTGGCGTACTGCACGGCGCTCCGGGTTCCCACAGCGTGGTTGGTCTACGCCGGTGCAGGGGAAGTGAAGCTGCGGCGCATCCTGAACACGGATATCGACATCGTGGAGTACCCGTTGGACCTGTCGCTGCCGCCCTCGGAAATTCTGGCTGCGGTGGCTGACCTCGCTGAACAGTCCTGGGGTGAAGTAGTACGCCAGGCTGTGGCGGGTCGGTCGGCGTCGGACTAG
- a CDS encoding AAA family ATPase: MVIPSVKPAIDRAPGVSKEIEDAAWYVLGPALQGRPSALDGRTLTWTADAAGELLERLERGVEDSKAPMMTNLRQNLEGASREAKLLAVELLFLQSLPLAHEVKSLRVKRARVAEAASWVEPAIELPEELYEGMTDHGVIRDRTAEFNWTIWDHLKWLCRFVAHVDRQSTATINQALEDPLKFHELAAATPEDQPALRRSIEYLVWPSYFEPVVADVERQEIRDAFASLVGGAKGDSDEDITADIHRIRLHLDEQAGQRIDWYARQLVSQWRKVGDPGRRSWLLRTHHDNADLLAAWVAEEKATLDVEHLRTLTAGVTAGVVQHAVDEDYKHLGYVEREDTKTAVFAFLTVMKPGDLTLYQHAGRVRVGVVLGEPEHHEDNRRIRRKVRWFDDSYAIPELPRHAQRQLSTPGILVDVTRVIQALQELLPVEAETDGEDEAPPTAVVEVVQQGFRPLTEEFAASLHMDLEPLEEIAELLEENRQLVLYGPPGTGKTYLAKHLAAELAGDHTDERVKLVQFHPSYAYEDFFEGYRPDKTDDGQVSFKLVAGPLRRLAEEAAKPENAHKPYFLIIDEMNRANLAKVFGELYFLLEYRDDRIYLQYSPNEPFSLPDNLYIIGTMNTADRSIAMMDAAIRRRFAFIELHPKEEPIRGTLRRFLEARGLDTLNADLLDALNDAIDDWDRDLMIGPSYFMKNAAQNPTGLRRIWKYELMPLLEEHYHGQLNRAQLEERFGLDQLLGRLAAR, translated from the coding sequence TGCCATTGACCGCGCCCCCGGAGTCTCCAAGGAGATCGAGGACGCGGCCTGGTATGTGCTCGGTCCGGCGCTGCAGGGGAGACCTTCGGCGCTGGACGGCCGGACACTGACGTGGACAGCGGATGCCGCCGGTGAGCTGCTGGAACGGCTTGAGCGTGGGGTGGAAGATTCCAAAGCTCCCATGATGACCAATCTTCGGCAGAACCTGGAAGGCGCGTCGCGTGAGGCCAAGTTGCTGGCTGTGGAATTGCTGTTCCTGCAGTCGCTGCCGCTCGCGCACGAGGTCAAGTCCCTCAGGGTGAAGCGTGCCCGTGTTGCCGAGGCCGCGTCCTGGGTTGAGCCGGCCATTGAGCTGCCTGAAGAACTCTACGAGGGCATGACGGACCATGGAGTCATCCGTGACCGTACGGCGGAGTTCAACTGGACCATCTGGGATCACTTGAAGTGGCTGTGCCGCTTTGTGGCCCACGTGGACCGCCAGAGCACAGCCACCATTAATCAGGCTCTTGAGGACCCGCTGAAGTTCCACGAACTCGCAGCCGCAACACCCGAAGACCAACCTGCCCTGCGCCGCAGCATCGAGTACCTGGTGTGGCCCAGTTATTTTGAGCCCGTGGTGGCCGATGTAGAGCGCCAGGAGATCCGGGACGCCTTTGCTTCGCTCGTGGGCGGAGCCAAGGGTGACTCGGACGAGGACATCACCGCGGATATCCACCGCATCCGCCTGCACCTGGACGAACAAGCCGGGCAGCGCATCGACTGGTACGCCCGCCAACTGGTGAGCCAATGGCGCAAAGTGGGAGATCCAGGTCGTCGCTCCTGGCTCCTGCGCACCCATCACGATAATGCGGACCTCTTGGCTGCCTGGGTAGCCGAAGAGAAGGCCACCTTGGATGTGGAACACCTGCGGACCCTGACGGCAGGCGTTACTGCAGGCGTGGTCCAGCACGCCGTGGACGAGGACTACAAACACCTTGGCTATGTGGAACGCGAGGATACCAAGACCGCCGTCTTTGCCTTCCTGACGGTGATGAAACCGGGCGATCTCACGCTCTACCAGCATGCGGGCAGGGTCCGGGTTGGCGTTGTCCTGGGCGAGCCCGAACACCACGAGGACAACCGCCGCATCCGCCGCAAGGTCCGCTGGTTCGATGACAGTTACGCCATCCCCGAACTTCCGCGGCATGCCCAGCGTCAACTGTCCACACCCGGGATCCTGGTGGATGTCACCAGGGTCATCCAGGCCCTGCAGGAACTGCTCCCGGTAGAAGCCGAAACCGACGGCGAGGACGAGGCCCCGCCCACCGCCGTCGTCGAGGTTGTCCAACAAGGTTTCCGGCCCCTGACCGAAGAGTTTGCAGCGTCCCTGCACATGGACCTCGAACCCCTCGAGGAGATCGCGGAGCTGCTGGAGGAGAACCGGCAGTTGGTTCTCTATGGTCCTCCGGGAACCGGTAAGACGTACCTCGCCAAACACCTTGCCGCCGAGCTCGCGGGCGATCACACCGATGAACGGGTGAAGCTGGTCCAGTTCCACCCGTCGTATGCCTACGAGGACTTCTTCGAGGGCTACCGCCCGGACAAGACCGACGACGGCCAGGTCTCCTTCAAGCTCGTGGCGGGACCCTTGCGCCGGCTCGCGGAGGAAGCCGCCAAACCGGAAAACGCGCATAAGCCGTACTTCCTCATCATCGACGAAATGAACCGCGCCAACCTGGCCAAGGTTTTCGGTGAGCTGTACTTCCTGCTTGAGTACCGGGACGACCGGATTTACCTGCAATACAGCCCCAATGAGCCGTTCAGCTTGCCTGACAACCTCTACATCATCGGCACCATGAACACCGCTGACCGTTCCATCGCCATGATGGATGCGGCCATCCGCCGCCGTTTCGCGTTCATCGAGCTGCACCCCAAGGAGGAACCGATCCGCGGCACGTTGCGCCGGTTCCTAGAAGCGCGGGGGCTGGACACGCTCAACGCGGACCTGCTGGATGCGCTCAACGACGCGATTGACGACTGGGACCGGGACCTGATGATCGGGCCGTCGTATTTCATGAAGAACGCCGCCCAGAACCCCACGGGCCTGCGCCGGATCTGGAAATACGAGCTCATGCCGCTGTTGGAAGAGCACTACCACGGGCAACTGAACCGGGCACAGCTGGAGGAGCGCTTCGGCCTGGACCAGCTGCTGGGACGTCTTGCAGCCCGCTAA
- a CDS encoding PLD nuclease N-terminal domain-containing protein: MAGKKSWRDMSKGQRISVLASGALNLALLVAAQRSIAKTPDSDIRGKKAVWRAVSFINFFGPVSYFLFGRRRDAAGLKN; the protein is encoded by the coding sequence ATGGCCGGCAAGAAATCCTGGCGTGACATGAGCAAGGGCCAACGCATCTCGGTTCTGGCCAGCGGAGCCCTGAACCTGGCTTTGTTGGTGGCCGCGCAGCGCAGCATCGCCAAGACCCCGGATTCAGACATCAGGGGCAAGAAGGCTGTCTGGCGCGCGGTGTCGTTCATCAACTTCTTCGGCCCGGTCAGCTACTTCCTGTTCGGCCGCCGACGTGATGCAGCGGGTTTGAAGAACTAA